The DNA region TCATCTGCAGCACAATCAGAGCTGTCTTCAGTTTGGGATGAGCACATATGGGCTTCCTAATGTCCTTTAGATGCAGTCTGTGGTCCcacaaggaaagaaaaacatgtttcagtgttagataaaagcaaaaatgagGAAGAAAATAGAGCATTTGATAACTGTAATGTGGGTCATTGTTGATCTTCACTGCTTACATCAGTGCAGGGATGTCACAGGCGCCGCTGCTTTTCTGCACAGTGATTCTTTGAACCATCATCAGCACTCGGACAGGGatgtgcttttttgttttgatgcAGCATTTTGGAATGCCAGCTGCAATGTAGGATTAAAATTCATTATAAGGATGTTGAAAGAAATTAAATGGATGaaaaagaataacaaaatatggtaattgacaaaataaaatgtattcataaattTGTTCTAAACTAAAGAattgtgtctctgctgtcagTGCTGTGCAGTCATCTTAAAATAAACCATTATTaccatatatttatttattctcacaGACAATGCACATTGGTCAACAGCTCTGTAAATGTGACAGTGTTAGCCAAAAGGCTTATTCTTTTAACTGTTGTCCCTCGGCCTGATGTTAAAAGTggccattaaaacaacaaataaaacacacaacaaa from Cottoperca gobio chromosome 9, fCotGob3.1, whole genome shotgun sequence includes:
- the ccl27a gene encoding C-C motif chemokine 27a, producing the protein MDLKVAFVIVCLCALAITSTEAGIPKCCIKTKKHIPVRVLMMVQRITVQKSSGACDIPALILHLKDIRKPICAHPKLKTALIVLQMRMKQNKQKAAY